A DNA window from Anastrepha obliqua isolate idAnaObli1 chromosome 5, idAnaObli1_1.0, whole genome shotgun sequence contains the following coding sequences:
- the LOC129248952 gene encoding piggyBac transposable element-derived protein 4-like, with translation MEIEPADIPSDNESVDGLCSSDDEREDADIINVKKRAENFDFADDGVEADDLPDVPDEISQVNEKWEEKRRLRDDLQFTKDFGPNIADTVTSPIDVFFCLFPESLIDILVEQTNLYRVQRESQQREVSKIELLTFLGINILMGIKKPTSYRDCWSMNPQLHDSYVSKLMTVNRFGFFLSHLHLNDNTKEPKRGSPGYDKLYKIRPMVTILNETFKSCYKPKQNQSVDESMIKFKGRSSMKQYMPAKPVKRGYKCWVRADESSFVCEFQVYTGKTESTEKLLGPRVVKDLTRELT, from the exons ATGGAAATCGAACCAGCAGATATTCCAAGTGACAATGAATCAGTTGATGGACTGTGCAGTTCCGACGATGAACGCGAGGACGCAGATATCATCAATGTCAAAAAAAGAgcggaaaattttgattttgctgACGATGGAGTCGAGGCGGATGATTTGCCCGATGTTCCTGATGAAATCTCACAAGTGAATGAAAAATGGGAAGAAAAGAGAAGATTGAGAGATGATCTTCAATTCACAAAAGATTTTGGGCCCAATATTGCGGACACAGTTACATCACCAATTGATgtattcttttgtttatttcctGAGTCTCTAATTGATATATTGGTTGAACAGACAAACCTTTATCGAGTGCAAAGAGAGAGTCAACAGAGAGAAGTAAGCAAAATTGAACTTCTCACATTTTTGGGAATAAACATTTTGATGGGAATCAAAAAGCCCACATCATATCGAGATTGTTGGTCAATGAACCCTCAACTACATGATTCTTATGTGAGTAAGTTGATGACAGTGAATCGTTTTGGTTTTTTCCTTAGTCATTTACATTTGAATGATAATACCAAGGAGCCTAAAAGAGGAAGTCCCGGATATGATAAGTTGTACAAAATAAGACCTATGGTAACAATATTGAATGAAACATTCAAGAGTTGTtataaaccaaaacaaaatcaatccGTGGACGAATCAATGATCAAATTCAAAGGAAGAAGCAGCATGAAACAGTACATGCCAGCCAAGCCTGTGAAACGTGGGTACAAATGTTGGGTTCGTGCCGATGAATCAAGTTTTGTCTGTGAATTTCAGGTGTACACTGGTAAAACAGAAAGTACAGAAAAACTTTTGGGTCCACGAGTTGTAAAAGATCTTACACGCGAACTT ACataa